A section of the Styela clava chromosome 9, kaStyClav1.hap1.2, whole genome shotgun sequence genome encodes:
- the LOC120339729 gene encoding uncharacterized protein LOC120339729, which produces MVLDPTHLDTLNMAPSTMNNKKIGFSIAYLVGRDKIQKSQTKMALTNRRFSSNDKSNVRYQPYAKIVTSSRDIDENRLVDGREPQRPTPKGFSDTDVEMKQAESQNERIRARSETRSISPISQNRYSVLYKHDKQVQESLRNISHDVSAFTPQARSISPSSYQFSTKSPIQVCAKSEENHPDRSASTEYPSAISVSPPVQERKALSAPIMYPCHPSHNSTRPAFGFPYQVTPYSNDPAAAAMMDRIVFQAAAAAAAANGLGRVGPNPYMAPTIPTTCVPHMPPISAVGQQRFIPNHQAPWLLKQAPVVGAPLHPLQYTDVFLRNRLDFMMANPFQRKPKRIRTAFTPGQLLQLEREFERNHYVVGSERKQLARSLKLSETQVKVWFQNRRTKFKRQKIEDKAAGRTSKSEQDDVEEPDEIELNEEDEAAIDKEEEEYVRMRQQQRLHETAMNGNHIMYIKQERNEQ; this is translated from the exons ATGGTTTTGGACCCCACTCATCTCGACACATTGAATATGGCACCTTCAACAATGAATAATAAGAAGATTGGATTCAGCATCGCCTATTTGGTAGGCAgagataaaatacaaaaatctcAAACTAAGATGGCTCTGACCAACAGACGTTTCAGTTCAAATGATAAATCGAATGTCAGATATCAGCCGTATGCTAAAATTGTTACAAGTTCTCGAGACATCGATGAAAATCGACTTGTTGACGGTCGCGAACCACAACGTCCAACGCCTAAAGGTTTTTCAGATACCGATGTTGAAATGAAGCAAGCAGAAAGTCAGAATGAGCGAATTCGAGCAAGAAGTGAAACGAGATCAATTTCGCCAATATCACAAAATCGCTATTCAGTTTTATACAAACATGATAAACAGGTACAAGAAAGCTTGAGGAACATCTCACACGATGTGAGTGCATTCACTCCTCAGGCGCGTTCCATTTCACCCAGTTCATatcaattttcaacaaaatcgCCCATTCAAGTTTGTGCTAAAAGTGAAGAAAATCATCCGGATCGATCTGCTTCTACTGAATATCCGTCAGCAATCTCAGTCTCCCCACCAGTGCAAGAACGAAAAGCATTATCTGCTCCTATTATGTACCCATGCCATCCATCTCACAACAGTACAAGACCAGCATTTGGTTTCCCATACCAAGTAACGCCGTATAGCAATGATCCTGCTGCAGCGGCTATGATGGATCGCATAGTTTTTCAAGCGGCTGCTGCGGCCGCAGCGGCCAACGGATTAGGACGTGTGGGACCCAACCCATATATGGCACCAACAATTCCGACAACGTGCGTTCCCCATATGCCTCCTATATCGGCAGTAGGACAGCAACGCTTTATTCCGAACCATCAAGCACCGTGGTTACTGAAACAAGCCCCTGTTGTTGGAGCACCTCTTCATCCCCTGCAATACACAG ATGTTTTTCTGCGGAATAGACTCGATTTTATGATGGCAAATCCATTTCAACGAAAACCTAAAAGAATACGTACTGCCTTTACCCCAGGACAACTTCTACAACTTGAACGAGAGTTTGAGAGGAATCATTATGTTGTTGGATCAGAAAGAAAACAACTGGCAAGATCATTGAAACTATCTGAAACACag GTTAAAGTTTGGTTTCAAAACCGTCGTACAAAGTTTAAAAGACAAAAGATTGAAGATAAAGCAGCCGGAAGAACATCAAAATCAGAACAAGACGATGTAGAAGAACCGGACGAAATTGAACTGAATGAAGAGGATGAAGCCGCCATTGATAAAGAAGAGGAAGAATATGTAAGAATGCGCCAACAGCAAAGGCTACATGAAACCGCAATGAATGGAAATCATATCATGTATATTAAACAAGAACGAAACGagcaatga